Proteins from a genomic interval of Paenibacillus sp. RC334:
- a CDS encoding flagellar assembly protein FliW produces MTPKQKIEEENQDTNTVLYVFPKGIPGFEQLREFQLQEHNELFSLFSAVEQPATIFITVNPFDFFEDYEFELSDDALEDIGITSQEQIAVRCICTWNSDQSKTTVNLLAPLIFNVEQHTGKQIVLQNTDYTIKHPLWNGIEPDKGGES; encoded by the coding sequence ATGACCCCAAAACAGAAAATAGAAGAAGAAAACCAAGATACCAACACCGTTCTTTATGTGTTTCCAAAAGGAATACCGGGCTTTGAACAACTTCGGGAATTTCAACTACAGGAGCATAATGAATTATTTAGTCTTTTCAGTGCAGTAGAGCAACCTGCTACTATTTTTATTACTGTAAATCCCTTTGATTTTTTTGAAGATTATGAATTTGAGCTATCTGATGATGCTCTTGAGGATATTGGAATTACCAGTCAAGAACAGATAGCAGTACGATGTATCTGCACATGGAACAGCGATCAATCCAAAACAACGGTGAATTTGCTTGCACCTTTAATTTTTAACGTTGAACAGCATACAGGAAAGCAAATCGTTTTGCAGAATACAGACTATACAATTAAGCATCCATTATGGAATGGAATAGAGCCCGATAAAGGCGGTGAGTCCTGA
- a CDS encoding flagellar protein FlaG, protein MLPIQPSAGIQREAPSDAETNYATVQDAVQTANRSGTAQKQQTHEEAVLELQKAIDAIQGPQKTFEISVHEKTHAIMIKVMNKETGDLIREVPPEKILDIAAMMMEISGIIIDKKV, encoded by the coding sequence TTGTTGCCGATTCAGCCATCAGCAGGAATACAACGTGAAGCCCCTTCAGATGCCGAAACCAATTATGCTACTGTACAAGATGCTGTCCAGACAGCCAATAGAAGTGGTACCGCGCAGAAACAGCAGACACATGAGGAAGCAGTTTTGGAGCTACAGAAAGCAATTGATGCTATTCAAGGCCCACAGAAGACGTTTGAAATATCGGTACATGAAAAGACACATGCAATCATGATAAAAGTGATGAACAAGGAAACGGGAGATTTGATTCGTGAGGTACCTCCTGAGAAAATTCTGGATATAGCGGCTATGATGATGGAAATTTCTGGAATAATTATCGATAAAAAAGTATAG
- a CDS encoding LysM peptidoglycan-binding domain-containing protein, producing MKNVMKKVAVSSMLAISLGAVSLLSPLATGQVSAKSNSDYNKDQAELQLIIEQQEAAQKALEARLFGTENATTTTPAQPAAENNNQTTTPATTTVTPATVNTITVSVQDGDTLTSIAEKYGVTVEELLKINDLIKAGQELQVPQTNTNK from the coding sequence ATGAAAAACGTAATGAAAAAAGTAGCAGTATCTAGCATGTTGGCAATCAGTTTAGGTGCAGTATCTCTGTTGAGTCCACTTGCTACAGGTCAAGTATCCGCAAAGTCTAACTCGGATTACAACAAGGATCAGGCAGAACTACAACTGATTATTGAACAACAAGAAGCAGCACAGAAAGCACTGGAAGCTAGACTCTTCGGAACTGAAAATGCTACGACTACAACACCGGCTCAACCAGCTGCCGAGAACAATAATCAAACAACAACACCAGCTACTACAACTGTAACACCGGCTACTGTAAATACAATCACAGTAAGTGTTCAAGATGGCGATACGCTGACTTCCATTGCTGAAAAATACGGTGTAACTGTTGAAGAACTGCTTAAAATCAACGACCTGATTAAAGCAGGCCAAGAACTGCAAGTTCCACAAACAAACACTAATAAATAA
- the csrA gene encoding carbon storage regulator CsrA, whose translation MLVLTRKKGESIVIQNDIVITVLSVEGDNVKIGISAPKDIDIYRKEVFDAIQQNNQCAVMDSNAIQSAMLEMEERKS comes from the coding sequence ATGCTCGTATTGACGCGTAAAAAGGGTGAATCCATTGTGATTCAGAATGATATCGTCATTACTGTTCTTTCCGTTGAAGGGGATAATGTGAAAATTGGTATTTCTGCTCCTAAGGATATCGATATTTACCGAAAAGAAGTCTTTGATGCTATTCAGCAAAACAATCAATGTGCAGTTATGGATTCCAATGCCATTCAAAGTGCAATGTTGGAGATGGAAGAGAGAAAGTCCTGA
- the flgM gene encoding flagellar biosynthesis anti-sigma factor FlgM: MKINETNRIGAINPYQRNIEAGRQEEQKKSRRKDEVSISPEAMEMLNRSSDADRVKKIQELKQQVASGTYRVDADKIAEKLLPYFKQSSES; this comes from the coding sequence ATGAAAATTAACGAGACCAACCGCATCGGAGCCATTAACCCATATCAACGAAATATTGAAGCAGGACGCCAGGAGGAACAAAAGAAATCCCGTCGCAAGGACGAGGTCTCGATTTCCCCGGAAGCGATGGAAATGCTGAACCGCAGCAGTGACGCAGACCGCGTTAAAAAGATTCAGGAGCTTAAGCAGCAAGTAGCTTCTGGAACCTACCGTGTGGATGCTGACAAAATTGCAGAGAAGCTGTTACCTTACTTCAAACAGTCTTCCGAAAGCTAG
- a CDS encoding flagellar protein FlgN, with protein sequence MPLERLIDVLEELRVSHQQLISLGEQKKDALISNRVEQLIAVMNQESKLSRYIEQLDEQRMQAAYAFLQERGIKSRLNLNITELSRLVFDLEDKQRLLHIQKNLANTLQELKKLNELNQQLIQQAISYIDFSIESMSYYAESEATYQRPADKSISTVTAGLFDTRA encoded by the coding sequence ATGCCTTTAGAGCGCCTGATTGATGTGTTGGAGGAACTCAGAGTGTCACATCAGCAATTAATTTCATTGGGAGAGCAGAAAAAAGATGCGCTGATCTCCAATCGGGTGGAACAACTTATCGCTGTCATGAATCAGGAATCGAAGCTTTCCAGATACATTGAGCAGTTGGATGAACAACGTATGCAGGCTGCATATGCATTTTTGCAGGAACGTGGTATTAAGTCCAGGTTGAACCTCAATATTACGGAATTGTCCCGTCTCGTTTTTGATCTAGAAGACAAGCAGCGGCTCCTTCATATTCAAAAAAATTTGGCGAATACTCTTCAGGAATTGAAGAAACTAAATGAGTTGAATCAACAGCTTATACAGCAGGCGATTTCCTATATCGATTTTTCCATTGAGAGTATGTCATATTATGCGGAATCGGAAGCGACTTACCAGCGCCCGGCCGATAAAAGTATATCAACTGTGACGGCGGGCCTATTTGATACACGCGCCTAA
- a CDS encoding flagellin, translating into MIINHNLPAVNTHRNMQLNNTAASKNMEKLSSGLRINRAADDAAGLSISEKMRGQIRGLEQAQRNVQDGISFAQTAEGAMNEVSSMLTRMKELGVQQLNDTYSAGDKSNIKAELGQLGGQIDAILSNTKFNGIAISGGTVKIQADDNVFVLSIKGISSTGFRGLKSDVKLSATTAAIEAVAKQRANLGAMQNRMEYTSNNLGTTVENLTASESRIRDTDMAKEMVTLSKNNILLQASQSMLSQANSAPQGVLSLLR; encoded by the coding sequence ATGATTATCAATCACAACTTACCAGCAGTAAATACACACCGTAACATGCAATTGAACAACACAGCAGCAAGTAAAAACATGGAAAAATTGTCTTCAGGTCTGCGTATCAACCGTGCAGCTGACGATGCTGCTGGTCTCTCCATTTCCGAAAAAATGCGCGGTCAAATCCGTGGTCTGGAACAAGCACAACGTAACGTTCAAGACGGTATCTCTTTCGCACAAACAGCTGAGGGTGCAATGAACGAAGTATCCTCCATGTTGACTCGTATGAAAGAACTGGGCGTTCAACAACTTAATGATACTTACAGCGCTGGCGATAAATCCAACATCAAAGCAGAACTTGGTCAATTGGGCGGTCAAATTGATGCAATCCTGTCCAACACTAAATTCAACGGTATTGCGATTTCTGGTGGAACCGTTAAAATCCAAGCTGATGATAACGTGTTCGTTCTCAGTATTAAAGGTATCAGTTCCACTGGTTTCCGTGGCCTCAAATCTGATGTAAAACTTTCTGCTACAACAGCTGCAATTGAAGCTGTTGCTAAGCAACGTGCGAACCTCGGTGCTATGCAAAACCGTATGGAATACACTTCCAACAACTTGGGCACAACTGTAGAAAACCTGACAGCTTCCGAATCCCGTATTCGTGATACTGACATGGCAAAAGAAATGGTTACTCTGTCCAAAAACAACATCTTGCTGCAAGCTTCCCAATCTATGCTTTCACAAGCAAACTCCGCGCCACAAGGCGTATTGTCGTTGCTGCGTTAA
- the flgL gene encoding flagellar hook-associated protein FlgL — protein sequence MPIRVTSGMTNMQLLSNLNRNNNNMGKMENQISTGRKLNKPSDDPVGVTYALRYRAELASNEQYKTNSDAAVSWLDFTDTTMQQAGDVMKRLKELTVQASSETLPQSALDSIKLEVDQLKEQMMNIGNSQLRGKYVFNGQNYDQAPYQLSATVTSYDQINPDQGAVSYAIGDQDAFRVNTSGSDFFGKSTDADNVFKVMDALSTALTSGNSTAISSQLSSIESRFTKMQTSLSEVGARTNRVELVQARLDDRNLNLTTLQAKTEDADVASLMIQATSAQTIYEAALKSSAKIMQPSLMDFMS from the coding sequence ATGCCAATTCGAGTAACCTCAGGGATGACCAATATGCAACTGCTCAGTAACCTGAATCGGAATAACAATAATATGGGCAAAATGGAGAACCAGATTTCTACAGGTCGTAAGTTGAATAAGCCTTCAGACGACCCTGTAGGAGTAACCTATGCACTACGTTACAGAGCTGAGCTAGCTTCTAATGAACAATACAAAACCAATTCAGACGCAGCAGTTAGCTGGTTGGATTTTACTGATACGACTATGCAACAGGCCGGTGATGTAATGAAGCGGCTTAAAGAGCTGACAGTTCAGGCTTCAAGTGAAACACTTCCTCAATCCGCCCTGGATTCGATTAAACTGGAAGTTGACCAACTAAAAGAGCAAATGATGAATATTGGTAACAGTCAGCTTCGTGGGAAGTATGTTTTCAATGGGCAAAATTATGATCAGGCACCGTATCAGCTATCAGCTACGGTCACGAGTTATGATCAGATTAATCCGGATCAAGGTGCAGTTAGTTATGCGATCGGGGATCAAGATGCATTTCGGGTAAACACGTCAGGCAGCGATTTTTTCGGGAAATCGACAGATGCAGATAATGTTTTTAAGGTCATGGATGCATTATCCACCGCATTAACCAGTGGGAATAGTACAGCAATATCAAGTCAACTTTCAAGCATTGAATCCCGTTTTACCAAAATGCAAACAAGTTTGTCTGAAGTAGGTGCACGCACGAACCGGGTTGAATTGGTACAAGCCCGTTTAGATGATCGTAATTTGAATTTGACGACACTTCAAGCCAAAACAGAGGATGCAGACGTTGCCAGTCTGATGATTCAAGCTACATCTGCCCAAACTATCTATGAGGCTGCCTTGAAATCATCTGCCAAGATCATGCAGCCATCTCTGATGGACTTTATGAGTTGA
- a CDS encoding TIGR03826 family flagellar region protein produces the protein MNLDNCPRCGKLFIMNVRGICPNCIKEIELEYEQCVKYIRENKGCHMQELSEATGISVKQVTTFIREGRISIANAPNMTYPCEVCGTPIREGHMCDSCRTRLTKDLHQAASESSKQDQSNGMGSGTYSAIDKLRGK, from the coding sequence ATGAACTTGGATAACTGTCCTCGCTGTGGAAAGCTGTTTATTATGAATGTTAGGGGAATCTGCCCAAACTGTATTAAAGAAATTGAGCTTGAATACGAGCAATGCGTCAAATATATACGTGAAAATAAGGGCTGTCATATGCAGGAGCTTTCGGAGGCTACCGGGATATCCGTTAAGCAAGTTACGACCTTTATACGTGAGGGACGTATTTCCATTGCTAATGCGCCTAATATGACGTATCCTTGCGAGGTATGCGGGACACCGATACGGGAAGGGCATATGTGCGATTCTTGTCGAACACGCCTGACCAAAGACCTGCATCAGGCCGCCAGCGAAAGCAGCAAGCAGGATCAGAGTAATGGTATGGGTTCAGGTACCTACAGTGCGATTGATAAACTTCGCGGAAAGTAG
- the fliD gene encoding flagellar filament capping protein FliD: MVTRISGLASGMDIDAMVKKLMTAERVPLDKLNQQKQLMEWKRENYRESSTKVVSFLQDKLGTLSRTASMNPQKVTVTGNSDALTASASSSASGVLDISVINLATAARSVSDSSWSEKASTELAFSDGAARTVQVGGATIDVDANETIESFVKKINENSKTGVTALYDAKSGLSLTSKTTGSQAFNIDSQISSEFKLSSTNGTDALLKVNGLEVKKSSNNFTINGIDITLKTAGGAATRIEATKDTDKIVENIQSFVDAYNDVLATLNSKVSEERYKKYAPLTTEQKAGMSDDEVKLWTTKAKSGMLRNDPILQDTLSEMRNAMIQGVDIGRVDANGKNKPLMMSELGITTGTYDTKGKLILDADKLRAAVEKDPDIITNFFGKQDPSTALTNKYTQQDGVIAKLKKISNTSLQRMADTAGTSKVSKDLTASFLSTSTMGEQLTSLDRRISDMTSRLTMIETNYYKKFTAMETAISKYNNTSSSLTGMSS, encoded by the coding sequence ATGGTAACCAGAATAAGTGGCCTTGCCTCTGGGATGGATATTGATGCAATGGTCAAAAAGTTGATGACTGCTGAACGTGTACCGCTAGATAAGCTGAATCAACAAAAACAACTGATGGAATGGAAACGGGAAAACTATCGTGAGTCCAGTACTAAAGTTGTTTCATTTCTACAAGATAAACTAGGTACATTAAGTCGTACTGCTTCAATGAATCCGCAGAAAGTAACAGTAACGGGAAATAGTGACGCGTTGACTGCATCGGCTTCATCGTCTGCCAGTGGGGTATTGGATATCTCGGTAATAAATCTCGCTACTGCCGCAAGATCTGTCTCAGACAGCTCATGGTCTGAAAAGGCAAGCACTGAGCTTGCCTTTTCAGATGGGGCAGCTCGTACGGTTCAGGTTGGTGGGGCCACCATTGATGTGGATGCCAACGAAACGATTGAATCGTTTGTCAAAAAAATTAATGAGAACAGTAAGACAGGAGTAACTGCTCTATATGATGCCAAATCCGGTTTGTCATTAACAAGTAAAACCACCGGTTCCCAAGCATTCAATATTGATTCTCAAATTAGTAGTGAGTTTAAACTATCTTCAACGAACGGAACCGATGCTTTGCTAAAGGTAAATGGACTTGAAGTCAAAAAATCTTCTAATAATTTTACCATTAATGGTATTGATATTACGCTTAAGACAGCAGGTGGTGCTGCGACAAGAATAGAAGCTACCAAAGATACGGATAAGATCGTCGAAAATATTCAAAGCTTTGTTGATGCTTATAATGATGTTCTTGCTACACTCAACAGCAAGGTTAGTGAGGAGAGATATAAAAAATACGCTCCGCTTACGACGGAACAAAAAGCCGGTATGAGCGATGATGAAGTCAAGCTCTGGACAACCAAGGCCAAGAGTGGGATGCTTAGAAACGATCCTATCCTGCAGGATACATTATCTGAAATGCGTAATGCCATGATTCAAGGTGTAGATATCGGCAGAGTTGATGCAAATGGTAAGAATAAGCCTTTAATGATGTCTGAGCTTGGGATCACTACGGGGACGTATGATACGAAAGGCAAGCTAATTTTGGATGCAGACAAATTGCGTGCAGCGGTTGAAAAAGACCCGGATATTATCACGAATTTTTTTGGGAAACAGGATCCAAGTACCGCGCTAACCAATAAATACACACAGCAAGATGGTGTTATTGCTAAACTTAAAAAGATTTCGAATACTTCACTGCAAAGAATGGCCGATACAGCCGGTACTTCAAAAGTTAGTAAGGATCTAACGGCTTCATTTCTTTCTACGAGCACAATGGGAGAGCAATTAACGAGTCTGGACCGTCGAATTAGTGACATGACCAGCCGTCTAACGATGATTGAAACTAACTATTACAAAAAATTCACCGCCATGGAAACGGCAATAAGCAAGTATAATAATACATCTTCGAGTCTTACAGGCATGTCGTCATAA
- the fliS gene encoding flagellar export chaperone FliS, which produces MINTPYQKYRQTQAQTASKPKLLIMLYDGAIRFVRAGIEGIENRDNEKANNNLCKAQAIVHELISALNFEYPISHDLLRVYEYMLHELIEANVHKIAAPAQEVLEHLTDLREAWLEAMKMPGVVGSV; this is translated from the coding sequence TTGATCAATACACCCTATCAGAAATACCGGCAGACTCAAGCACAAACTGCATCCAAGCCTAAACTGCTGATTATGCTGTACGATGGGGCTATTCGTTTCGTTCGTGCGGGGATTGAGGGGATAGAGAATAGGGATAACGAGAAAGCAAATAATAATTTGTGTAAAGCACAAGCTATTGTACACGAGTTGATATCTGCGTTGAATTTTGAGTATCCAATATCCCATGACTTATTGCGGGTGTATGAATATATGCTGCATGAGCTGATCGAGGCGAATGTTCACAAAATAGCCGCTCCGGCACAAGAGGTGCTGGAACATTTGACTGACCTACGGGAAGCTTGGTTGGAAGCCATGAAAATGCCTGGTGTAGTTGGTAGTGTGTAA
- a CDS encoding response regulator transcription factor, translating to MENQEISNAPIKVLLADDHQLFREGLKRILNMEDDIEVIGECGDGIQVLEFCNVEKPDIVLMDINMPIENGVEATEKLREMFPDVKVIILSIHDDESYVFETLRKGANGYLLKDMEAESLINAIRSVHEGYAFIHPKVTGKLIQQLRRMTYLNETGAMAEGHTKEAGVKFVAGENNPLTRREAEVLRLMAEGKSNKMIGEYLFISEKTVKNHVSSILQKMEVDDRTQAVINSIKYGWVTL from the coding sequence ATGGAAAATCAGGAAATTAGTAACGCACCCATTAAAGTACTCTTGGCGGACGATCATCAGTTGTTCCGTGAAGGGCTTAAACGTATTTTGAATATGGAGGACGACATTGAGGTCATCGGCGAATGTGGCGATGGTATTCAGGTGTTGGAGTTCTGTAATGTAGAGAAGCCGGATATCGTTCTGATGGACATTAATATGCCTATTGAAAACGGTGTAGAGGCAACTGAAAAACTGCGTGAGATGTTCCCGGATGTCAAAGTTATCATTCTGTCCATTCATGATGATGAAAGCTATGTATTCGAGACGTTGCGCAAGGGAGCTAACGGCTACCTGTTAAAAGATATGGAGGCCGAGTCCCTCATTAACGCGATTCGCTCTGTACATGAAGGGTATGCGTTTATTCATCCGAAGGTAACGGGTAAACTCATTCAGCAGCTCCGTCGGATGACGTACCTGAATGAAACCGGGGCTATGGCTGAAGGTCATACCAAGGAAGCTGGCGTGAAGTTCGTCGCAGGCGAAAATAACCCACTGACCCGTCGTGAGGCTGAAGTGTTGCGCTTAATGGCAGAAGGCAAGAGCAACAAGATGATCGGTGAATATTTATTCATTAGTGAAAAAACGGTCAAAAACCATGTCAGCAGTATTTTGCAAAAAATGGAGGTTGATGACCGGACACAAGCGGTTATTAACTCAATCAAATACGGATGGGTTACGCTGTAA
- the flgK gene encoding flagellar hook-associated protein FlgK: MVSTFHGIETAKRSLNTQTAALNTTGHNISNANTAGYSRQVVSMKASESMEAYGLNRSVVRGQMGTGVEFTAIERVRQTFLDDQYRNESSSQGGWDIRYDTLNKLETIMNEPSDTGIRKVMDNFWDAWSDLSQDPQDVTNRKIVKETTLALTDAMNQASKQLDALSSDLTSNVTLKTTEMNSLLQSVADLNGNIYKLEQIGDNPNDLRDQRDYAIDQLSKLANVQVTQLDNGYQVTVAGQVAVAGTEVTAITAAGLEAAYQGGTLTGGEVYGMILSRDKYVADYKSQMDQLANTLANGNIEITLPAGTVLPEGTVLNSGANNTAVTYSNANNNRTLTADLKVTVQGINGLHQLGYTLSGTTPQKGGAFFTSKDGAAITAGNITLNKDIQDDPNKISSSLRVDGTGTANEKVTVGNNALALTMANLKNVKFGFNTTQAQTTTVDDFFSSIVGQLGVQTKEAERQSQNAQLLTEQVDMNRQSVSGVSLDEEMSNMIKFQHAYSAASRFMTTFDQLLDKLINGTGRVGL; the protein is encoded by the coding sequence ATGGTCTCAACATTTCATGGTATAGAAACAGCCAAAAGAAGCTTAAACACACAAACGGCAGCATTAAATACAACCGGACACAATATTTCCAATGCCAACACAGCCGGTTATTCCAGACAAGTGGTCAGTATGAAAGCCTCTGAATCTATGGAGGCGTATGGTTTGAACCGTTCTGTTGTAAGAGGTCAGATGGGTACAGGGGTCGAATTTACCGCTATTGAGCGTGTTCGTCAGACATTTCTGGATGACCAGTACCGCAACGAAAGTTCTTCTCAAGGTGGCTGGGATATCCGCTATGATACGTTGAATAAGCTGGAAACGATTATGAACGAGCCCTCGGATACGGGGATCCGCAAAGTCATGGATAACTTTTGGGATGCATGGTCCGATCTGAGCCAAGATCCTCAGGATGTTACGAATCGCAAAATTGTAAAAGAGACTACGCTTGCTCTGACAGATGCTATGAATCAGGCCAGCAAACAGTTGGATGCACTCAGTTCTGATTTGACTAGTAACGTTACATTAAAAACAACTGAGATGAACTCATTATTGCAGTCTGTAGCGGATCTGAACGGTAATATTTATAAACTGGAGCAAATTGGAGATAACCCGAATGATTTGCGGGATCAGCGGGATTATGCGATTGACCAGTTGTCCAAACTTGCGAATGTGCAGGTAACTCAGTTGGATAACGGCTATCAGGTAACGGTGGCCGGACAAGTAGCTGTTGCGGGTACAGAGGTAACCGCTATTACGGCGGCTGGTCTTGAGGCTGCATATCAGGGGGGGACATTAACCGGCGGAGAAGTGTACGGTATGATTCTATCCCGGGATAAATATGTAGCGGATTACAAGAGTCAGATGGACCAGTTGGCTAATACCCTGGCAAATGGCAACATTGAAATTACTTTACCCGCAGGTACAGTTCTACCCGAGGGAACGGTACTGAATTCGGGTGCCAATAACACAGCAGTCACTTACTCGAATGCGAATAACAATAGAACCTTGACGGCCGATTTAAAAGTAACCGTACAAGGGATTAATGGCCTTCACCAGCTAGGATACACGCTTAGTGGCACGACACCGCAAAAAGGTGGGGCGTTCTTTACCTCCAAAGATGGGGCTGCCATTACAGCAGGTAATATTACGCTGAATAAGGATATTCAAGATGATCCCAACAAAATTTCCAGCTCTTTGCGGGTAGATGGAACGGGTACGGCGAATGAGAAGGTAACCGTAGGTAACAATGCTTTGGCATTGACAATGGCGAACCTGAAAAATGTGAAGTTTGGCTTTAATACCACTCAAGCCCAGACAACCACTGTAGATGACTTCTTCAGTTCAATCGTAGGACAATTGGGCGTCCAAACCAAGGAAGCAGAGCGCCAATCACAAAATGCACAGCTGTTGACCGAGCAAGTGGACATGAACCGTCAGTCGGTCAGTGGGGTGTCATTGGATGAAGAAATGTCCAATATGATCAAATTTCAGCATGCTTATAGTGCAGCCTCACGGTTCATGACTACATTTGACCAACTGTTGGACAAGCTGATTAATGGTACAGGCCGCGTAGGTCTCTAG